The following proteins are co-located in the Bathymodiolus thermophilus thioautotrophic gill symbiont genome:
- a CDS encoding efflux RND transporter permease subunit: MKKHEHIDLSKEENIDKNIILDDLKDYELGVAGKLTKAFITSPLSIILFFAMLGAGIMGLISTPRQEDPQISVPMIDVFVEYPGASSEEVSNIIVKPLERLMSDILGVKHVYSVSDKGRGIITIEFDVGQEMTDSVAKVRDKILSNSEFMPPSVRQPLIKPKEIDDVSIINLTLWSKSLDDGQLRALGLELLQQLKKVPNTNHGFVVGGRKEIFHIDVFPGRLAGYGISIQQISHTISGANVSSHTGNIELNGYKMEVYSGDFFKKVEDIENLVVAVKEGKPVYVRDVADVYYAPEEANHMVNHYTGIASKDKIRATGEQAVTVAIAKKFGTNGVKVADDILAKVEELKGRLIPDNVEVSVSRNYGKSAKDKVNSLIKKLFIATGAVTLLVWFALGIRPAIVVTLVIPVVLLMTIFSAWMLGMTIDRVSLFALIFSIGILVDDAIVVTENIYRRWLIDNKITIATAIDAVREVGNPTILATFTVVAALVPMAAVSGMMGPYMAPIPVLGSVAMMFSLFAAFAFTPYFVMKFVPPLDVLHKMHKKEEREGKALQAFFQSTISKLFNVKFYGMSFLIGLVVAFFLSMSMFYSTAVPVKMLPLDNKSEFGVSLDMPDGTALSKTASTLHKMAQILRKMPEVVSIQTYSGTAKPFDFNGLVRHSYLRQNASEGELQIQLSEKGDRHRSSHEIALEARQLIQQVALDAGANYAVVEMPPGPPVLRPVVAEVYGPDKATRRKLASDLTEMFKASGTMTDIDNLMRDEYPVINFQVDTVKASRFGVSVQTIKETLAMAMSSFNVTTIRLKNALEPSSVRLKVPLSRRSQLSYLTQLPVPSQHGGMIPISELGAFVYKKQDDLIFHKDLIDVEYVLGEPIGRLSAPIYAMFGVDDLLLDYQTVNGKQLQGEYLGPPKDQTVPSFEWSGEWTVTFETFRDMGTAFAIALVVIYMLVVWQFGNFIIPAVIMAPIPLTLLGIVPGHWLLNAEFTATSMIGWIALAGIIVRNSILLVDFTVQEYAKGVPFFDAVINSCASRTRPIMITAFALVGGSSVILSDPIFQGMAISLLFGVLVSTVLTLIVIPLGTLSAGEASCRNIAINMGLLPGDEDVDAKYNVVKDKKKSTTRVNSKVKADEAKKWVKDLLSKETQSKEQEVKQESTVQKTEQKTKQEVVVQEAEQEEKQGATAQETEQDDIIVEEIIQDDSKKIDTKSDRIDISSLLKKEDKGDI, translated from the coding sequence ATGAAAAAACACGAACATATCGACCTCTCTAAAGAAGAGAACATTGATAAAAACATAATTCTAGACGACTTAAAGGACTATGAATTAGGCGTTGCAGGCAAGTTGACGAAGGCTTTTATCACCTCGCCACTTTCTATCATTCTTTTCTTTGCTATGCTTGGTGCAGGTATTATGGGGCTCATTTCTACGCCACGCCAAGAAGACCCGCAAATTTCTGTTCCGATGATTGATGTCTTCGTTGAGTATCCGGGTGCTTCTTCGGAAGAAGTGTCTAATATTATCGTTAAACCCTTAGAGCGTTTAATGTCTGATATTTTAGGGGTTAAGCATGTGTATTCGGTAAGTGATAAAGGTCGTGGCATTATTACCATTGAGTTTGATGTGGGTCAAGAAATGACCGATTCTGTCGCTAAAGTGCGCGATAAAATACTCTCCAATTCTGAGTTTATGCCGCCAAGTGTACGGCAACCTTTGATAAAACCAAAGGAAATTGATGATGTGTCAATTATCAATCTAACACTATGGTCAAAATCTTTAGACGATGGGCAACTCCGTGCGCTCGGCTTGGAATTGCTACAGCAACTCAAAAAAGTGCCAAATACCAATCATGGTTTTGTAGTGGGTGGACGCAAAGAGATTTTTCATATTGATGTTTTCCCTGGTCGTCTAGCAGGATACGGCATTTCTATTCAGCAAATTTCGCACACCATTAGTGGTGCAAATGTTAGTTCACATACGGGTAATATTGAATTAAATGGCTACAAAATGGAAGTTTATTCAGGTGACTTTTTCAAGAAAGTGGAAGACATTGAGAATTTAGTGGTTGCAGTTAAAGAAGGTAAACCCGTGTATGTTCGTGATGTAGCGGATGTATATTATGCGCCAGAAGAAGCGAATCATATGGTTAACCACTACACGGGCATTGCCAGTAAGGATAAGATAAGGGCAACTGGTGAGCAAGCGGTAACTGTTGCTATTGCGAAAAAATTTGGCACCAACGGTGTTAAGGTTGCTGATGATATCTTAGCTAAAGTTGAAGAACTCAAAGGGCGCCTCATTCCAGACAATGTTGAGGTGAGTGTTAGCAGGAACTATGGAAAATCTGCTAAAGATAAAGTTAATTCACTTATTAAGAAACTCTTTATTGCTACAGGTGCAGTTACTTTGTTGGTTTGGTTTGCACTTGGTATTCGTCCTGCAATTGTCGTAACATTGGTTATTCCAGTTGTTTTATTAATGACTATTTTTTCAGCATGGATGCTGGGTATGACGATTGATAGAGTGAGTCTTTTTGCCCTGATTTTCTCTATTGGTATTTTGGTGGACGATGCCATTGTGGTTACCGAAAATATTTACCGACGCTGGCTAATTGACAATAAAATTACCATTGCTACTGCGATTGACGCAGTTCGTGAAGTGGGTAATCCAACTATTTTAGCAACCTTTACCGTGGTTGCTGCCTTGGTGCCGATGGCGGCAGTAAGTGGTATGATGGGGCCATATATGGCACCTATTCCAGTATTGGGCTCAGTGGCAATGATGTTCTCATTGTTTGCGGCGTTTGCATTCACGCCTTATTTTGTCATGAAGTTTGTGCCACCCCTTGATGTCTTGCACAAGATGCACAAGAAAGAAGAAAGAGAGGGTAAGGCGTTACAAGCTTTTTTCCAGTCAACCATTTCTAAATTGTTCAATGTTAAATTTTATGGCATGAGTTTTTTAATTGGCTTAGTGGTGGCATTTTTCTTATCAATGTCAATGTTTTATTCCACGGCAGTACCAGTGAAAATGTTGCCATTGGATAACAAATCAGAATTTGGCGTTTCTCTTGATATGCCTGATGGTACGGCACTTTCAAAGACGGCCTCTACTTTGCATAAAATGGCACAAATATTACGCAAGATGCCAGAAGTGGTTTCCATTCAGACCTATTCTGGTACCGCCAAACCATTTGACTTTAATGGCTTAGTGAGACACTCTTATTTAAGGCAAAATGCTTCAGAAGGTGAGCTGCAAATTCAATTATCTGAAAAGGGCGATCGTCATCGTTCTAGCCATGAAATCGCCCTTGAAGCACGGCAACTTATTCAGCAAGTCGCTCTAGATGCGGGTGCAAATTATGCTGTGGTTGAGATGCCACCTGGCCCGCCAGTATTACGCCCAGTAGTTGCAGAGGTTTATGGACCAGATAAGGCGACGCGTCGTAAGTTGGCCAGTGATTTAACCGAGATGTTTAAAGCGTCGGGCACAATGACCGATATTGATAATTTAATGCGTGATGAATATCCTGTGATTAATTTTCAAGTGGATACCGTAAAAGCCTCGCGTTTTGGCGTTAGTGTGCAAACCATTAAAGAGACGCTGGCAATGGCAATGAGCAGTTTTAATGTGACCACCATTCGTCTTAAAAATGCACTTGAGCCTTCAAGCGTTCGTTTAAAGGTGCCATTATCCAGGCGCTCACAGCTCTCTTATTTGACGCAACTGCCAGTACCTTCACAGCATGGCGGTATGATCCCAATTTCTGAGTTAGGCGCTTTTGTGTATAAAAAGCAAGACGATTTAATTTTCCACAAAGACCTTATAGATGTTGAATATGTTTTAGGTGAGCCAATCGGTCGCTTAAGTGCGCCAATCTATGCAATGTTCGGTGTTGATGATTTATTGTTAGATTATCAAACTGTGAATGGCAAGCAGTTGCAAGGTGAGTATTTGGGCCCACCAAAAGATCAAACCGTACCAAGTTTTGAATGGAGTGGAGAATGGACAGTAACTTTTGAAACTTTCCGTGATATGGGCACTGCATTTGCAATAGCATTGGTGGTTATTTATATGCTGGTTGTTTGGCAATTTGGTAACTTCATTATTCCAGCTGTGATTATGGCGCCTATCCCATTAACGCTATTGGGCATCGTGCCAGGACATTGGTTGTTAAATGCAGAATTTACTGCCACTTCAATGATTGGCTGGATTGCTTTGGCGGGTATTATTGTGCGAAACTCGATTTTGTTGGTTGATTTTACCGTGCAAGAATATGCCAAAGGTGTGCCATTTTTTGATGCAGTTATCAACTCTTGCGCCTCTAGAACACGCCCAATTATGATTACTGCTTTTGCACTGGTTGGCGGTTCAAGTGTTATTTTGTCTGACCCAATTTTCCAAGGTATGGCGATTTCATTGTTGTTTGGTGTATTGGTTTCAACGGTGTTAACCTTAATCGTTATTCCATTAGGAACTTTGTCTGCAGGTGAAGCATCTTGTCGTAATATTGCTATTAATATGGGCTTACTGCCGGGTGATGAGGATGTTGATGCTAAATACAATGTTGTTAAAGATAAGAAAAAATCAACAACCCGAGTCAACTCTAAAGTTAAAGCCGATGAAGCAAAAAAATGGGTTAAAGATTTATTAAGCAAAGAGACTCAGTCCAAAGAGCAGGAAGTCAAACAAGAGTCCACTGTTCAGAAAACCGAGCAAAAGACAAAGCAAGAGGTTGTCGTTCAGGAGGCCGAGCAAGAAGAAAAACAAGGCGCCACCGCCCAAGAAACTGAGCAAGATGACATTATTGTAGAGGAAATTATTCAAGACGATTCTAAGAAAATAGACACCAAGTCTGACAGAATTGACATCAGCAGTTTACTTAAGAAAGAGGACAAGGGTGATATTTAA
- the lipA gene encoding lipoyl synthase, which yields MLQEVEIKALKGESKTARLKIKPDVTRTPLRKPSWIRIKHPTGSKVDKLKKTLRSQKLFTVCEEAQCPNLGECFNHGTATFMIMGQICTRRCPFCDVAHGKPKPLDADEPKHLAQTIEKMKLKYVVITSVDRDDLRDGGANHFKQCIDEIRHTTPQVKIEILTPDFRGRIDKALEIFNTCPPDVFNHNLETVPSLYPKVRPGADYAYSLKLLQSFKQQHPDVTTKSGLMLGVGENEQQVLNVLSDLRAHSVDMLTLGQYLQPSKYHLAVEEYITPDQFKRYKNIATEMGFSQVASGPMVRSSYHADLQAAGESIG from the coding sequence ATGTTACAAGAAGTTGAAATTAAAGCCCTAAAAGGCGAATCAAAAACAGCACGCTTAAAAATCAAGCCTGATGTAACGCGTACGCCACTAAGAAAACCAAGTTGGATTCGCATCAAACACCCTACTGGATCAAAAGTCGACAAACTAAAAAAAACATTGCGCTCGCAAAAACTATTCACCGTTTGCGAAGAAGCACAATGTCCCAACCTTGGCGAGTGCTTTAACCATGGCACGGCGACCTTTATGATTATGGGGCAAATCTGCACCCGCCGCTGCCCATTTTGTGATGTGGCACATGGTAAGCCTAAACCGCTAGATGCGGATGAACCAAAGCATTTGGCGCAAACAATTGAAAAAATGAAACTTAAATATGTGGTCATTACTTCGGTTGATAGGGACGATTTGCGTGATGGTGGTGCCAATCATTTTAAGCAATGTATTGATGAAATTAGACACACCACACCACAAGTTAAAATTGAAATACTAACACCCGATTTTAGAGGCAGAATTGATAAGGCACTTGAAATCTTTAACACTTGCCCGCCTGATGTGTTTAATCACAACCTTGAAACCGTACCGAGTCTTTATCCCAAAGTACGCCCAGGGGCTGATTACGCCTATTCATTAAAATTGTTACAATCTTTTAAACAACAACATCCTGATGTGACGACCAAATCAGGCTTGATGTTGGGTGTGGGTGAAAATGAACAACAGGTATTAAATGTATTGTCTGATTTGCGAGCACATAGCGTGGATATGCTCACGCTTGGGCAATATTTACAGCCCAGCAAGTATCACTTAGCTGTTGAAGAATACATTACCCCTGATCAATTCAAACGCTACAAGAACATTGCCACGGAAATGGGCTTTTCTCAGGTTGCGAGCGGCCCAATGGTGCGTTCATCGTATCATGCGGACTTACAGGCGGCTGGCGAGTCTATTGGTTAA
- the lipB gene encoding lipoyl(octanoyl) transferase LipB, giving the protein MKITKLGLQNYTQTWASMQAFSANRQVDTEDELWIVEHPPIFTQGISGKAEHLLQHSDIPVVQSDRGGQITYHAPGQLIVYCLIDLKRLGIGVKKMVSLMEMAIIEVLSHHNIHSQTKNGAPGVYVEGAKIAALGLKVKNGRTYHGLSLNVDMDLSPFSHINPCGYQDLAVTQLADLTDNIKIGTIANELTQTLKKYVTRS; this is encoded by the coding sequence TTGAAAATCACCAAACTGGGATTACAAAACTACACACAAACTTGGGCATCAATGCAAGCATTTAGTGCCAATCGCCAAGTTGATACTGAGGATGAATTGTGGATTGTTGAACATCCACCCATTTTCACTCAAGGCATTTCTGGTAAAGCGGAACACTTATTACAACACAGTGATATTCCTGTCGTGCAAAGTGACCGTGGCGGGCAAATCACTTATCATGCCCCCGGTCAATTAATTGTATATTGCCTCATTGATTTAAAACGCTTGGGGATTGGGGTAAAGAAAATGGTGTCGTTAATGGAAATGGCAATTATAGAAGTATTAAGCCATCACAATATTCACTCTCAAACAAAAAATGGTGCACCCGGTGTGTATGTTGAGGGCGCTAAAATTGCCGCTTTAGGGCTTAAGGTAAAAAATGGCAGAACTTATCACGGATTAAGTTTAAATGTCGATATGGACTTGTCTCCTTTCTCCCATATTAACCCTTGTGGATATCAGGATTTAGCGGTTACACAATTAGCAGATTTAACGGATAATATCAAGATTGGAACCATTGCCAACGAACTTACTCAAACCTTAAAAAAATATGTTACAAGAAGTTGA
- a CDS encoding YbeD family protein: protein MIKPNSKPTPEEIFNFPCDYPVKVMGKDCHELHTEMCAIIERHAGKIHLSQISSRKSTKGNYISYTVRIVATSVTQLNSINKDLQDHPLVAYIL from the coding sequence ATGATTAAACCTAATTCAAAACCTACTCCAGAAGAGATTTTTAACTTCCCTTGTGATTACCCCGTAAAAGTGATGGGTAAAGATTGCCATGAATTGCACACTGAAATGTGTGCCATTATTGAACGCCATGCTGGGAAAATTCATTTGAGTCAAATTAGCAGCAGAAAAAGCACAAAGGGCAATTACATTTCCTACACCGTTAGAATTGTAGCAACCAGTGTAACGCAATTAAATTCAATCAACAAAGACCTTCAAGACCATCCACTGGTTGCTTACATACTTTGA
- a CDS encoding AAA family ATPase, whose protein sequence is MRPEQVSVILNQEFKSVLQGHHTPVMLWGAPGIGKSQIIAQIASEHNVNMIDIRLSQMEPSDLRGIPFKNGEQVDWAIPSLLPNEKRHGKQGILFLDEITSAPPSVSAAAYQLILDRRLGDYIVPDGWVIFAAGNRQGDRGVTYSMPAPLANRFSHYELEVNLDDWVAWAYKNDIDERIIGFLRYRPEHLFEFDPAHNPVAFPSPRTWAFTHRALQKFEGNLNLFRAAASACVGEVAGVEVATFIEHLEDLPDLDAIVNGESVSIPDAIDLQYAICSALVGRAISVKGKDNAEKIWGNILNFARNFPQKELGVMLVSDMQRAIGEEIFAIPEFVNWAGAIADTLFD, encoded by the coding sequence ATGCGTCCAGAGCAAGTTAGTGTTATTTTAAATCAAGAGTTTAAATCTGTTCTTCAAGGTCATCATACGCCCGTTATGTTGTGGGGTGCACCTGGTATTGGCAAATCTCAAATCATTGCGCAAATTGCCAGTGAGCATAATGTGAATATGATTGACATTCGTCTGTCACAAATGGAGCCAAGTGATTTGCGGGGGATTCCCTTTAAAAACGGCGAACAAGTTGATTGGGCAATTCCATCGTTATTGCCCAATGAAAAACGCCATGGCAAGCAAGGTATTTTATTTTTAGACGAAATTACTTCAGCACCTCCCAGCGTTTCTGCTGCCGCTTATCAATTAATTTTAGACAGGCGTTTAGGGGATTATATTGTACCTGATGGTTGGGTAATTTTTGCCGCCGGTAATCGTCAAGGTGACCGTGGTGTAACTTATTCCATGCCTGCTCCTTTGGCTAACCGTTTTTCGCATTATGAACTGGAAGTGAATTTAGACGATTGGGTTGCTTGGGCGTATAAAAACGACATTGACGAGCGTATTATTGGTTTTTTGCGTTATCGTCCCGAACACTTGTTTGAATTTGATCCTGCGCACAATCCTGTGGCTTTTCCTTCGCCTAGAACTTGGGCATTTACCCATCGTGCTTTGCAAAAATTTGAGGGCAATTTGAATTTGTTTAGAGCTGCTGCTAGCGCCTGTGTTGGCGAAGTGGCAGGTGTTGAAGTGGCAACTTTTATCGAACATTTAGAAGATTTGCCAGACTTGGATGCCATTGTAAACGGTGAATCTGTGTCAATTCCCGATGCTATTGATTTACAGTATGCCATTTGTTCCGCCTTAGTGGGTAGGGCGATTAGCGTCAAAGGCAAAGACAATGCTGAAAAGATTTGGGGTAATATCCTTAATTTTGCTCGCAACTTTCCACAAAAAGAACTTGGTGTAATGTTGGTATCCGATATGCAGCGTGCTATTGGTGAGGAAATTTTCGCCATTCCAGAGTTTGTTAATTGGGCGGGTGCAATCGCTGATACTTTATTTGATTAG
- a CDS encoding tetratricopeptide repeat protein has protein sequence MAKNNKKKKKSATPLSEEQRAKNAEIYNRKGVFFIEQKRYDEAQQCFEKVLALNPNHTHAHSNIGQLFQEKQCFDKAQQHFEKTLSLDPGHADARWNLSLLQLILGDFSQGWKNYEARYHKNKKNWRVAPLNISIPHYQGENIRGKSLLICFEQGFGDAIQCVRFLPLLKTQKGVRDIILVCQAPLKKLFSSITCIDHLLDENEFRKAEIHGIDYWMFIMSLPLCFNVTSATLPNQLPYLSPSQAAQNKWKDRLPQGFKVGLVWKGSTIHASDKQRSLASIKLLKPLWKIAENINFISLQKDAGEEEAQNPPADQPLIHLGSDIQDFSDTAAIVSQLDLVICVDTAVAHLAGSLNIPCWVLLPNYHTDWRWMTDKEDSAWYPKVMKLFRQTANSNWDEVINKVSESLTELINNPTPPSQAIKHTAETTTPNEFNTHIIQLYKQGDIRGALQLSKQALKLFPDNVNLLENAGGFAGMLNEVELAKKYTLKSLAINPNNANTHNNLGLLYKEQKYLDKAQQHLEKALLLNPNHSEAHNNMGLLLQNQQYFDKAQQHFEKALKIEPNHINAHSELANLLTAKKQFSAAHAHYKIALELNPNDVDTKWNMSLLQLITGDFKQGWKNYEYRYHEGKKNKVIMKPNISLPQYQGEDLRGKNILIYFEQDSGDEIQFIRYLPLLKTQKGVRGIVLVCKPWLKKLFSSMDCIDYIFDENEVRETGVQKPSYWVFMMSLPLHFNTTLKTIPNQLPYLSSPKTEQEKWRDKLPQGFNIGLVWKNEPMRGSDASRSLPSIKILKPLWQVAENVNFISLQKGVGEEEAQNPPTDQPLTHLGNEVQDFADSAAIISQLDLVICVDTAIAHLAGSLNIPCWILLSDYNSDWRWMTDKENSIWYPEVTRLFRQATNGDWDEVVAKISVALTQKISE, from the coding sequence ATGGCAAAAAATAACAAGAAAAAGAAGAAGAGCGCTACACCCTTAAGTGAGGAGCAACGCGCAAAAAATGCTGAAATTTACAACCGTAAAGGCGTTTTTTTTATCGAACAAAAGCGTTATGATGAAGCACAACAGTGTTTTGAAAAAGTTCTTGCACTTAATCCAAATCACACACATGCGCACAGCAATATAGGTCAATTGTTTCAAGAAAAACAGTGTTTTGACAAGGCGCAACAGCACTTTGAGAAAACCTTATCACTTGATCCCGGGCATGCGGATGCAAGGTGGAACTTGTCCTTGTTGCAATTGATTTTAGGTGATTTTAGTCAGGGCTGGAAAAACTATGAAGCCCGTTATCATAAAAACAAAAAGAACTGGAGGGTTGCCCCACTTAATATTAGCATTCCTCATTATCAGGGTGAAAACATTAGGGGCAAGAGCCTACTTATTTGTTTTGAACAAGGTTTTGGCGATGCGATCCAATGTGTTCGATTTTTGCCTTTATTAAAAACCCAAAAAGGTGTTAGAGATATTATTTTGGTCTGCCAAGCACCGCTCAAAAAACTCTTTTCGAGTATAACTTGTATTGACCATTTGCTTGATGAAAATGAGTTTAGAAAAGCTGAAATCCATGGCATTGATTACTGGATGTTTATTATGAGCCTGCCTTTGTGCTTTAATGTCACATCAGCAACACTACCCAATCAATTGCCTTATTTATCCCCTTCTCAAGCCGCTCAAAACAAATGGAAAGACAGGCTTCCTCAGGGTTTTAAGGTTGGCTTGGTTTGGAAAGGTAGCACCATCCATGCCTCTGACAAACAGCGTTCACTCGCTTCAATTAAACTATTAAAACCATTGTGGAAAATTGCAGAAAACATTAACTTTATTAGTTTACAAAAAGATGCGGGCGAGGAAGAGGCTCAAAACCCGCCAGCAGACCAGCCTTTAATTCATTTGGGCAGTGACATTCAAGATTTTTCTGACACCGCTGCCATTGTCTCTCAACTGGATTTGGTTATTTGTGTTGATACTGCCGTCGCTCATCTTGCTGGCTCACTTAACATCCCTTGCTGGGTATTGCTTCCCAACTACCATACCGATTGGCGCTGGATGACTGACAAAGAAGACAGTGCTTGGTATCCCAAAGTAATGAAATTATTTAGACAAACTGCTAATAGCAATTGGGACGAAGTCATTAACAAAGTAAGTGAATCTTTAACGGAATTAATCAACAACCCGACACCGCCCTCCCAAGCAATTAAACATACAGCAGAAACAACAACGCCAAATGAGTTTAACACCCATATTATTCAACTCTACAAACAAGGTGACATCAGAGGGGCGCTACAACTTAGCAAGCAAGCCTTAAAATTATTCCCAGACAATGTCAACTTACTGGAAAATGCAGGTGGGTTTGCTGGTATGCTAAATGAGGTTGAATTGGCAAAAAAATATACCTTAAAAAGTTTGGCAATTAACCCAAATAACGCCAATACCCATAACAATTTAGGCCTATTGTACAAAGAGCAAAAATACCTTGATAAAGCACAACAGCACCTTGAAAAAGCATTGTTACTCAATCCAAATCACAGTGAAGCACATAACAATATGGGTTTATTACTTCAAAATCAACAGTATTTTGATAAGGCGCAACAGCACTTTGAAAAAGCTTTAAAGATTGAGCCTAACCATATTAATGCACACAGTGAGCTGGCGAATTTATTAACAGCTAAAAAGCAATTTTCCGCAGCACATGCACATTATAAAATAGCCTTAGAACTCAATCCAAATGATGTTGATACAAAGTGGAATATGTCCTTGTTGCAACTCATAACTGGCGACTTTAAGCAAGGCTGGAAAAATTATGAATATCGATACCACGAAGGCAAAAAAAACAAAGTTATAATGAAACCTAATATTTCTTTGCCTCAATATCAAGGTGAAGACTTAAGAGGTAAAAATATCCTCATCTATTTTGAACAAGATTCAGGTGATGAAATTCAATTTATTCGTTATTTACCCTTGCTCAAAACCCAAAAAGGTGTCAGGGGCATTGTCTTGGTATGTAAACCTTGGCTTAAAAAACTCTTTTCAAGTATGGATTGCATTGATTATATATTTGACGAAAATGAAGTTAGAGAAACAGGCGTTCAAAAACCAAGTTATTGGGTGTTTATGATGAGCTTGCCCTTACACTTTAACACCACACTAAAAACCATCCCGAATCAACTGCCCTATTTGTCCTCTCCAAAAACAGAACAAGAAAAATGGAGAGACAAACTCCCGCAAGGCTTTAACATTGGCTTAGTTTGGAAAAACGAACCCATGCGTGGAAGCGATGCCAGTCGCTCTTTACCTTCAATCAAAATCCTAAAGCCACTTTGGCAAGTTGCAGAAAATGTTAACTTCATCAGTTTGCAAAAAGGAGTAGGAGAAGAGGAAGCGCAAAATCCGCCAACAGACCAACCTTTAACCCATCTGGGTAACGAAGTCCAAGACTTCGCCGACAGTGCTGCTATTATTTCGCAACTGGATTTGGTTATTTGCGTTGATACCGCCATCGCTCATCTTGCTGGCTCACTTAACATTCCTTGCTGGATATTGCTTTCTGATTACAACTCCGATTGGCGCTGGATGACCGACAAAGAAAATAGCATTTGGTACCCTGAGGTAACGAGATTGTTTAGACAAGCCACTAATGGCGATTGGGATGAGGTGGTTGCCAAAATATCCGTAGCCCTAACTCAAAAAATAAGTGAATAG
- a CDS encoding AAA family ATPase has translation MLEKFSVTNFKNFNEKLTFDFTASDYQFNPQSVKEGLVKTAIIYGANASGKSNLGFAMFDIVQHLTDNASKGSFYQNYLTKPNKYPCAEFEYCFMFKQNKVVYRYSKTDHETLLDEFLSINNKEVLSVKRTGERKHAKFSLQGAENLSQGIATANLSIIKYVKENTLLESNDDNTTFNQFFDFIDKMLFFRSLEHNAYLGLENGAKAIDKDIIDRGNVGNFEKFLNEAGIECKLKVVADENNEEKIVFDFKGETISFFDIASQGTRSIALFYYWYQRIQSNKASFVFIDEFDSFYHHNLSKFIVKKLQEIDVQVVFTTHNTDIMTNDLSRPDCYFILDSNKITSINKLTDQELRKAHNLQKLYKAFAFKANNG, from the coding sequence ATGTTAGAAAAATTTAGCGTTACTAACTTTAAAAATTTTAACGAGAAATTAACCTTTGATTTTACTGCTAGCGATTATCAGTTTAATCCTCAATCTGTTAAAGAGGGCCTGGTTAAAACTGCGATTATTTATGGTGCTAACGCCTCTGGAAAATCTAATTTAGGCTTTGCAATGTTCGACATTGTTCAGCATTTAACTGACAATGCAAGCAAAGGGAGTTTTTATCAGAATTATTTAACCAAACCAAATAAGTACCCTTGTGCAGAATTTGAATATTGTTTTATGTTTAAACAAAACAAAGTGGTTTATCGCTATTCAAAAACCGATCACGAGACCTTGTTGGATGAATTTTTGTCTATCAATAACAAGGAAGTTTTATCGGTAAAGCGTACCGGTGAAAGAAAGCATGCAAAGTTTTCTTTACAAGGTGCAGAAAACCTAAGTCAAGGCATTGCTACCGCTAATTTATCCATCATTAAGTATGTTAAAGAAAACACCTTATTAGAAAGCAATGACGATAATACTACCTTTAATCAATTTTTTGATTTTATTGATAAAATGCTATTTTTCCGCTCACTAGAGCATAACGCTTATTTAGGGTTAGAAAACGGTGCAAAAGCGATAGATAAGGATATTATTGATCGGGGGAATGTTGGTAATTTTGAAAAGTTTCTTAATGAAGCGGGTATTGAATGCAAATTAAAGGTTGTTGCAGATGAAAATAATGAGGAAAAAATAGTGTTTGATTTTAAAGGTGAGACCATTAGTTTTTTTGACATTGCCTCACAAGGAACAAGGTCTATCGCTTTGTTTTATTATTGGTATCAACGCATCCAATCCAATAAAGCCTCTTTTGTGTTTATCGATGAGTTTGATTCGTTTTACCACCATAACTTATCTAAATTTATTGTTAAAAAATTACAAGAAATTGATGTTCAAGTGGTTTTTACTACTCACAATACCGATATTATGACTAACGATTTATCTCGCCCTGATTGTTATTTTATTTTGGATAGCAATAAAATTACTTCTATTAATAAATTAACTGACCAAGAGTTACGCAAAGCACATAATTTGCAAAAACTTTATAAAGCCTTCGCATTTAAAGCAAACAATGGGTAA